From a single Cytophagales bacterium WSM2-2 genomic region:
- a CDS encoding MarR family transcriptional regulator, which produces MKREETIDHHVRIAWHGISRFYNQQAAKFGGTMAIGFALLTIHGDDGTPATKIAPQMGLEPRSLTRLLKSMEEKKLIFRKADKTDGRSVRIFLTKEGKKQRENAKSIVIRFNESVHEEIPEQKLNVFFEVLQKLNSIIEKNKIYDSKLEV; this is translated from the coding sequence ATGAAAAGAGAGGAAACCATTGACCACCACGTACGGATTGCCTGGCATGGAATCTCGAGATTCTATAACCAGCAGGCGGCCAAATTCGGCGGCACCATGGCAATTGGATTTGCTCTGTTGACGATTCATGGTGATGATGGAACCCCAGCAACGAAGATAGCTCCTCAGATGGGATTGGAACCTCGAAGTTTAACCCGGCTTCTGAAATCAATGGAAGAAAAGAAGCTGATCTTTCGTAAAGCGGACAAAACCGATGGTCGTTCAGTAAGGATTTTCTTGACGAAGGAAGGAAAAAAGCAGCGCGAGAATGCCAAGAGCATCGTGATCCGGTTTAATGAGTCCGTTCACGAAGAAATCCCGGAACAAAAGCTGAACGTGTTCTTCGAAGTTTTACAAAAACTTAACAGCATTATTGAAAAAAATAAAATCTATGACTCGAAACTTGAAGTTTAG
- a CDS encoding acyl-CoA dehydrogenase: MATAVETKKAIKGGEFLIRETQASEIFIPEEFNEEQKMIMQQCKDFLAKEVTPRLDEIDSMKDPKLMPSILDKAGELGLLGTSVPQELGGFGMDFNTTMLVAEVIGGGHSVAVGLSAHTGIGTLPILYYGNDAQKKKYIPKLATGEWKAAYCLTEPDSGSDANSGKTKAVLTPDGKHYVINGQKMWITNGGFADIYVVFAKIDNDKNLSAFIVEKAFGGITMNEEEKKMGIKGSSTRQIFFNDCKVPLENLLSERENGFKIAVNILNIGRIKLGVAAVGGSKMAISKAIKYATERKQFGTPIATFGAIKHKIAEAVTKIFASESAHYRASQNIDDAYNAFVAGGMDSAKARLKSLEEFAIECAILKVHGSEVLDFTVDEGVQIYGGMGFSAEGPMDRAYRDARINRIFEGTNEINRLLTIDMLMKRAMKGTLDLMNPAMAVQKELMGIPDFGGTDDSALFAKEKRALANLKKAGLMVSGAAVQKFMMKLSDEQEVLMNLADMLIEGYVAESVLLRVEKLIGIRGEKACEIQKEMAMIYLHEAIEKAASAGKQAIYAFAEGDEMRLMLLGLKRFTKIEPYNLKESRRKVANYVIGKGEYPF, from the coding sequence ATGGCTACTGCAGTCGAAACAAAAAAAGCAATCAAAGGCGGTGAGTTCCTCATCCGTGAAACGCAAGCAAGCGAAATCTTCATCCCGGAAGAGTTCAATGAAGAGCAGAAGATGATTATGCAGCAATGCAAAGACTTCCTGGCGAAAGAAGTGACTCCCAGATTGGATGAGATCGATTCGATGAAAGACCCGAAACTGATGCCTTCCATTTTGGACAAGGCTGGAGAGCTCGGTCTGCTTGGAACCTCAGTACCCCAAGAGTTGGGTGGCTTCGGAATGGATTTTAATACTACAATGCTTGTAGCAGAAGTCATAGGTGGTGGTCATTCGGTGGCAGTCGGACTATCAGCGCATACCGGCATCGGTACACTTCCGATTTTGTATTACGGAAACGATGCACAAAAGAAAAAATATATTCCCAAGCTCGCCACAGGTGAATGGAAAGCTGCATACTGTCTTACCGAACCAGATTCAGGTTCGGATGCCAATTCCGGAAAGACAAAAGCCGTACTGACTCCCGATGGAAAACATTATGTGATCAATGGCCAGAAAATGTGGATCACCAACGGTGGCTTCGCGGACATCTACGTTGTCTTTGCAAAAATAGACAACGACAAAAACCTCAGTGCTTTCATTGTTGAAAAAGCTTTTGGCGGAATCACGATGAATGAAGAAGAGAAGAAGATGGGTATCAAAGGATCCTCCACTCGCCAGATTTTCTTCAACGACTGCAAAGTACCCCTAGAGAATTTGCTCAGCGAACGTGAAAACGGATTCAAGATTGCGGTCAACATTTTGAATATCGGTCGGATCAAATTAGGTGTAGCTGCCGTGGGCGGAAGTAAGATGGCGATTTCCAAGGCTATAAAATATGCAACGGAGCGTAAGCAGTTTGGAACACCGATCGCCACGTTTGGTGCTATCAAACACAAAATAGCCGAGGCTGTTACAAAAATTTTCGCTAGTGAATCAGCCCATTATCGCGCTTCGCAAAATATCGATGACGCCTACAATGCTTTCGTTGCCGGCGGAATGGATTCCGCAAAAGCGAGACTAAAATCATTGGAAGAATTTGCAATCGAATGTGCAATTCTTAAAGTACACGGATCGGAAGTACTAGATTTTACGGTAGACGAAGGTGTTCAGATTTATGGAGGCATGGGCTTTTCGGCTGAAGGACCAATGGACCGCGCTTACCGCGATGCACGCATCAACCGGATATTTGAAGGCACGAATGAAATCAACCGCCTCCTCACCATCGACATGCTGATGAAGCGCGCCATGAAAGGAACGCTCGACCTGATGAATCCAGCCATGGCAGTGCAAAAAGAGCTGATGGGCATTCCGGATTTCGGAGGAACAGATGATTCAGCTTTGTTTGCAAAAGAAAAAAGAGCGCTTGCCAATCTGAAGAAAGCAGGCTTAATGGTTTCTGGCGCTGCTGTTCAGAAATTCATGATGAAGCTTTCTGATGAACAGGAGGTATTGATGAACCTTGCAGACATGCTCATCGAAGGATATGTTGCTGAATCGGTGTTGCTGCGTGTAGAGAAACTGATCGGTATACGTGGGGAGAAAGCCTGTGAAATTCAAAAGGAGATGGCAATGATTTATTTGCATGAAGCTATTGAGAAGGCTGCTTCTGCTGGCAAGCAGGCGATCTACGCTTTTGCTGAGGGTGACGAAATGCGTTTGATGCTTCTCGGTTTGAAACGCTTCACTAAAATAGAACCGTACAACCTGAAAGAGTCAAGGCGCAAAGTGGCGAATTATGTAATTGGAAAAGGGGAATATCCTTTCTAG
- the rlmL gene encoding RNA methyltransferase: MNSPSNIVITCNKRLSPYLEKEVTDLGLQIKRTFVTGVELSGTINDCIKLNLNLRCASQILYSIASFRCNGPQELYDRLLDIAWEKIISPDGYFSVTSHAEHFTINNEMFVNVKVKDAIVDRMRRETGRRPDSGSDLSKTVIHLYWKDERAEIFLDTSGETLAKHGYRKIPGRAPMLEALASATLLATKWDRRVPFVNPMCGSSTVAIEAVLLATNRKPGLFRKNYSFMHMIGYDETVYQTEFEKLNKQIIEIPNLKVLASDINRDAIEISKVNATVAGVDHLINFSECDFEATEIPEAPGVVFLNPEYGERMGEVSELEGTYSRIGDFMKKKCQGYTGYIFTGNLDLAKKIGLKASRRIEFYSAKLDCRLLEYELYSGSKREKPVG; encoded by the coding sequence ATGAATTCACCCTCGAACATAGTCATCACTTGTAACAAGCGCCTCTCACCTTACCTCGAAAAAGAAGTAACAGATCTTGGCCTCCAGATCAAAAGAACATTCGTGACTGGAGTTGAGCTCAGCGGCACAATCAATGATTGCATCAAACTCAATCTTAACCTGCGTTGCGCCAGCCAGATCTTGTACTCAATTGCTTCTTTTAGATGCAATGGCCCGCAGGAGCTGTATGACCGGTTACTTGACATTGCGTGGGAGAAAATTATCTCACCAGACGGCTACTTTTCCGTGACAAGTCATGCCGAGCATTTCACGATCAATAACGAAATGTTTGTTAATGTAAAAGTGAAAGACGCAATTGTTGATCGCATGCGAAGAGAAACTGGCCGTAGGCCAGATTCAGGTTCGGATCTGAGTAAAACGGTCATTCATTTATATTGGAAAGACGAGCGTGCTGAAATTTTTTTAGATACTTCCGGGGAAACACTGGCGAAACACGGCTACCGGAAAATTCCTGGGCGTGCTCCAATGCTCGAAGCGTTGGCAAGCGCTACGCTGCTGGCTACCAAGTGGGACAGGCGAGTGCCATTTGTAAATCCGATGTGCGGATCTTCGACAGTGGCCATTGAAGCAGTTTTACTGGCTACTAACCGCAAGCCTGGCCTCTTCCGGAAAAACTATTCTTTCATGCATATGATCGGCTATGACGAAACGGTATATCAAACCGAGTTTGAAAAACTGAATAAGCAAATTATCGAAATCCCCAATCTGAAAGTCTTAGCCAGCGATATTAATAGGGACGCCATTGAAATTTCCAAAGTGAATGCAACCGTAGCAGGTGTTGATCACTTGATCAATTTTTCCGAATGCGATTTTGAAGCTACCGAAATCCCTGAAGCACCCGGAGTTGTTTTTCTGAACCCCGAATACGGAGAGCGCATGGGTGAAGTAAGTGAACTCGAAGGCACTTATAGTCGCATCGGAGATTTTATGAAAAAGAAATGCCAGGGATATACCGGTTATATTTTCACTGGTAATCTCGACTTGGCAAAAAAAATTGGACTGAAAGCCAGCCGCAGGATAGAATTCTATTCTGCAAAACTGGATTGTCGATTGTTAGAGTATGAGTTATATTCAGGAAGTAAGCGGGAGAAGCCTGTGGGCTGA
- a CDS encoding acetyl-CoA acetyltransferase: protein MPAITTTDYKLRTNNYTMDAYIVAGFRTGVAKAKKGGFRFARPDDFGADVIKHLVKSIPGLENKMVDDLIVGNAVPEAEQGMQIGRMIALLALGTDVSGMVVNRYCGSGLETIAIASQRIQAGQADIIIAGGTESMSLVPVMGFKTALNYAIAKDTPTYYTSMGLTSEEISVQFKISREEQDQFAYESHMKAAAAWKEGKFKDEIVPITVKEVYVDENMKKKTREFVVATDEGIRADTTVEGLAKLKPVFRANGVVTAGNSSQTSDGAAFVAVMSERMVKQLNLKPIARMLSYATAGVEPRIMGIGPVAAIPKALKNAGKKLDDIDLIELNEAFAAQSLAVIKEVGIDRKKVNVNGGAIAVGHPLGSSGARLSVQLFNELRRQKKKYGMVTACVGGGQGVAGVYELLN, encoded by the coding sequence TTGCCAGCCATAACAACTACAGACTACAAACTAAGAACTAACAACTACACTATGGATGCATATATCGTAGCAGGATTTAGAACCGGAGTAGCGAAAGCAAAAAAAGGAGGCTTTCGTTTTGCCCGGCCGGATGACTTCGGAGCAGACGTGATTAAACACCTCGTGAAATCGATTCCGGGATTGGAAAACAAAATGGTCGATGACCTCATCGTCGGAAATGCCGTGCCCGAAGCCGAACAAGGCATGCAAATCGGAAGAATGATTGCATTGCTGGCTCTTGGCACAGACGTGTCTGGAATGGTAGTGAATCGCTATTGTGGATCCGGCCTCGAGACGATTGCCATCGCAAGCCAGCGCATTCAGGCAGGTCAGGCCGATATCATTATTGCCGGTGGCACCGAGTCTATGTCACTGGTGCCCGTCATGGGTTTTAAGACAGCGTTGAACTACGCAATTGCAAAAGATACTCCCACTTATTATACAAGTATGGGACTAACTTCTGAGGAGATCTCTGTTCAGTTTAAAATTTCGCGTGAGGAACAAGATCAGTTCGCATACGAATCACACATGAAAGCGGCTGCCGCGTGGAAAGAAGGGAAATTTAAAGATGAAATTGTTCCCATCACGGTAAAAGAAGTTTATGTAGATGAGAACATGAAAAAGAAAACGCGCGAGTTTGTTGTCGCGACAGATGAAGGTATTCGTGCAGATACTACTGTGGAAGGACTCGCTAAACTCAAACCTGTGTTCCGTGCGAATGGAGTCGTCACAGCTGGAAATTCATCTCAGACTTCGGATGGCGCTGCGTTTGTTGCTGTGATGAGTGAACGAATGGTCAAGCAACTGAACTTAAAACCGATTGCGCGGATGCTGAGCTATGCGACAGCTGGTGTTGAACCGCGTATCATGGGTATTGGACCGGTGGCAGCGATTCCAAAAGCGTTGAAGAATGCAGGAAAGAAACTGGATGATATTGACTTGATCGAATTGAACGAAGCATTTGCTGCACAGTCACTGGCCGTGATTAAAGAAGTGGGTATTGACAGGAAAAAAGTAAACGTAAATGGAGGAGCTATTGCAGTCGGACATCCATTAGGCTCTTCAGGTGCTCGCCTGTCTGTTCAGTTATTCAATGAATTAAGAAGACAAAAGAAAAAATACGGAATGGTTACTGCATGTGTAGGGGGCGGACAAGGCGTGGCAGGCGTGTACGAGCTATTGAACTAG
- a CDS encoding 3-hydroxyacyl-CoA dehydrogenase, producing the protein MNRTIKKVTILGSGIMGSRIACHFANIGCEVMLLDIAPKELTDDEKKKNLAIDHPTVKNRIVQASFDATLKANPASLFSKKLASRVKLGNFTDDMPKIKNSDWIIEVVVENLDIKKKVYEEVEKYRTPGTLITSNTSGIPIHLMAEGRSEDFQKHFAGTHFFNPPRYLKLLEIIPTPKTDPEITKFLLHYGDLFLGKTTVLCKDTPAFIGNRVGVWGLLKVIDSMKRFDLNVDEIDKLTGPVIGRPKSATFRTSDVVGLDTLVKVANNLYAGLVNDEGREMFKLPEVVGKLDQNKWLGDKTGQGFYKKSKNAKGETEILTLDLKTLEYKPKMKVKFATLETTKPIDNLKDRFKVLLAGKDKAGDFYRDCFFDLFKYVSNRIPEISDELFRIDDAVCGGFGWELGPYETWDAVGVEKSLSLMEAAGYKPAQWVYDMIASGNKSFYKSEGGQKKYYDIPSKSYKAIPGKENFIILENKSENIIWKNADSRIYDIGDGVINFAWHSKSFTLGSAVIEGMNKAIDLAEKDYRGLVIGHQGADFSLGANLGLVFMYAIEQDYDEIDFMIKAFQNSVMRIRYSSIPVVVCPQGRTLGGGCEMTLHADIAQAAAETYIGLVEVGVGLIPGGGGTKEFTKRVSEAFEEGDIELNALQNAFMTIATAKVATSAEEAREIGILKKRDRVSMNRDRQLADAKEAVIELADAGYTMLPQAKNIKVQGRAGQALFFAGLQGMRMGNYISDHDVKVARWIANVMCGGDLTSPQEVSEQYLLDLEREAFLSLTGEKKTLERIQAILTGGKPLRN; encoded by the coding sequence ATGAACAGAACCATTAAGAAAGTAACAATCCTCGGCTCCGGCATTATGGGCTCGCGCATTGCCTGTCATTTTGCAAACATCGGCTGTGAAGTAATGCTGCTCGATATTGCACCGAAGGAACTCACTGATGATGAAAAGAAAAAAAACCTGGCCATTGATCATCCAACAGTCAAGAATCGTATTGTTCAGGCTTCATTTGATGCCACACTGAAAGCTAACCCTGCTTCCCTCTTTAGCAAAAAATTAGCTTCGCGGGTGAAGCTTGGAAACTTCACGGACGACATGCCGAAGATCAAAAATTCGGATTGGATCATTGAGGTGGTTGTTGAGAACCTGGATATCAAAAAGAAAGTATATGAAGAGGTGGAGAAGTACCGGACTCCGGGAACGCTGATTACCTCCAACACTTCGGGCATCCCTATTCACTTAATGGCAGAAGGAAGAAGTGAGGATTTCCAAAAACATTTTGCGGGAACACACTTTTTCAATCCTCCCCGCTATCTGAAGCTTCTTGAAATTATTCCGACACCGAAGACTGATCCGGAGATCACCAAATTTTTACTCCACTACGGTGACCTTTTCCTTGGAAAAACTACCGTACTCTGCAAAGACACTCCGGCATTCATTGGCAACCGTGTTGGCGTATGGGGTCTGCTGAAGGTGATCGATTCAATGAAACGATTCGATCTTAATGTGGATGAGATTGACAAGCTGACGGGTCCTGTCATTGGAAGACCCAAGTCGGCAACATTCAGGACATCAGATGTCGTGGGTCTTGATACTTTGGTGAAAGTGGCCAACAACCTGTATGCAGGGTTGGTAAATGATGAGGGGCGTGAGATGTTTAAACTGCCGGAAGTTGTTGGTAAGCTCGATCAAAACAAATGGCTGGGAGATAAGACCGGTCAGGGATTTTATAAGAAATCAAAAAATGCCAAAGGCGAAACTGAGATCCTCACGCTTGATCTTAAGACATTAGAATATAAACCAAAGATGAAAGTCAAGTTCGCCACGCTCGAAACGACCAAGCCAATCGACAATTTGAAAGACCGCTTCAAAGTTTTATTGGCCGGCAAGGACAAAGCAGGCGACTTCTATCGCGACTGTTTCTTCGATTTGTTTAAGTATGTAAGCAATCGTATCCCGGAGATCAGTGACGAGCTTTTCAGAATTGACGATGCCGTGTGTGGTGGATTTGGTTGGGAACTGGGGCCTTACGAAACATGGGATGCTGTTGGTGTTGAAAAAAGTCTTTCATTGATGGAGGCTGCAGGGTACAAACCCGCCCAGTGGGTTTACGATATGATTGCTTCTGGCAACAAGTCGTTCTATAAGAGCGAAGGCGGTCAGAAAAAATATTACGACATCCCTTCGAAGTCGTACAAAGCCATTCCCGGTAAGGAGAACTTCATCATCCTCGAAAATAAGAGCGAGAATATCATCTGGAAAAATGCTGACTCTCGGATTTACGACATCGGTGACGGTGTGATCAATTTTGCATGGCACAGCAAGAGTTTCACGCTGGGCAGTGCGGTAATTGAAGGAATGAATAAAGCCATTGACCTGGCTGAAAAAGATTATCGAGGCCTTGTGATCGGACACCAGGGCGCGGACTTTTCGTTGGGCGCTAATCTCGGTCTTGTATTCATGTACGCCATCGAACAAGATTACGATGAGATCGACTTCATGATCAAGGCTTTTCAGAATTCGGTCATGCGTATCCGCTATTCTTCAATTCCTGTGGTTGTGTGTCCACAAGGGCGCACCCTCGGTGGTGGTTGTGAAATGACGTTGCATGCCGACATTGCGCAAGCTGCTGCAGAAACTTATATCGGATTGGTTGAGGTTGGTGTCGGCCTTATTCCCGGTGGTGGCGGAACAAAAGAATTTACCAAGCGTGTGAGTGAGGCTTTTGAAGAAGGTGATATTGAATTGAACGCTTTGCAAAATGCATTTATGACAATTGCCACAGCGAAAGTTGCCACTTCTGCAGAAGAAGCACGCGAAATTGGAATTTTGAAAAAACGTGATCGCGTTTCGATGAATAGAGACCGCCAATTAGCTGATGCTAAAGAGGCCGTTATCGAATTGGCTGATGCTGGTTACACCATGTTGCCACAAGCGAAAAACATCAAAGTACAAGGTCGTGCAGGTCAGGCGTTATTCTTCGCAGGCTTGCAAGGCATGCGTATGGGAAATTACATTTCTGATCACGATGTTAAAGTAGCCAGGTGGATTGCCAATGTCATGTGTGGTGGCGACTTGACTTCACCTCAGGAAGTGAGCGAACAATACCTACTTGATCTGGAGCGCGAAGCATTCTTATCACTTACCGGTGAAAAGAAAACTTTGGAGCGAATACAAGCGATACTAACCGGAGGAAAACCTTTGAGAAATTAA
- a CDS encoding transcriptional regulator has protein sequence MNLQQLEYIVAVDTWRHFSTAAEKCNVTQPTLSMMIQRLEEELDVKIFDRSKQPVVTTTIGSKVIEQARTILSEAKQMKNLVSNQKGEAHGQLHIGIIPTVAPYLLPLFLNDFLKKYPNIRLKISEFTTDQIISHLEKQQMDAAILATPLKIPSIKEQPLFYEQFVVYASPGEKMMKKKYVLAEDINVNHLWLLEEGHCLREQVLNLCELKRKENLLQNLDYQAGSIETLRKMVDMNNGITILPELALHDLSAQQKKNIRFFKPPAPVREISIVTYRYFVKYNLIELLKSEIIKNIPSSMLSSNRKEIAELDKKK, from the coding sequence ATGAATCTACAGCAGCTTGAATACATTGTGGCCGTGGACACCTGGCGTCATTTCTCCACTGCAGCAGAGAAATGCAATGTCACTCAGCCAACATTGAGCATGATGATCCAGCGCCTGGAGGAAGAACTCGATGTCAAAATTTTCGATCGCAGCAAACAGCCTGTAGTTACCACCACGATCGGAAGCAAAGTGATTGAACAGGCCCGAACGATTCTAAGTGAGGCAAAGCAGATGAAGAACCTGGTCAGCAACCAAAAAGGGGAAGCGCATGGCCAGTTACATATCGGCATTATCCCAACAGTTGCGCCTTATCTTCTGCCTTTGTTCCTGAATGACTTTTTGAAAAAGTATCCGAATATCCGGCTCAAGATCTCAGAATTCACCACAGACCAGATTATTTCGCACCTGGAAAAACAGCAGATGGACGCAGCTATTCTGGCTACGCCATTAAAAATTCCCTCCATTAAAGAGCAACCGCTGTTTTATGAACAGTTCGTGGTTTACGCCTCTCCGGGAGAAAAAATGATGAAGAAAAAATATGTTCTTGCCGAAGATATCAATGTAAACCACCTGTGGTTGCTGGAAGAGGGGCATTGTCTCCGCGAGCAGGTGCTGAATCTCTGCGAACTGAAGCGAAAAGAAAACTTATTGCAAAATCTTGACTACCAGGCAGGCAGCATAGAGACATTACGAAAAATGGTGGACATGAATAACGGTATTACGATTTTGCCAGAACTTGCACTTCATGACCTTAGTGCGCAACAGAAAAAAAATATCCGTTTTTTTAAACCACCGGCTCCAGTACGCGAAATCAGTATCGTTACCTATCGTTACTTTGTGAAATACAATTTGATAGAATTGTTGAAGAGCGAAATTATCAAAAACATTCCCTCGTCCATGCTCTCGTCAAACAGGAAGGAAATTGCAGAACTAGATAAGAAAAAATGA
- a CDS encoding sulfurtransferase, with product MKKLITLLFTLVSVVASIAQDVPVLVSPQWLHDHLSDAKLVIVQVNFLKLDYDVEHLKGARYLWPGSLAPDSPLGAMNLPDENKAKEVIEALGISNDSHVVLCHVRNEISPTARMFLTLENLGLKGRVSFLNGGVDAWKKAGYEVTKETPEVKKGKFKVNIGSLIVDKDYVLKNLNSNDVMIVDARMKRFYDGETTGNPRDGHITGAKNIPYTEMTDATNTFKADDQLQSYFSAVTDKKKPMVVYCFIGQTASVVYMAGRILGYPMQLYDGSLQEWSRIKELPMEVTEKKEK from the coding sequence ATGAAAAAACTAATCACCCTTCTGTTTACTCTTGTATCTGTGGTTGCTTCTATTGCACAAGACGTGCCTGTTTTGGTAAGCCCACAATGGTTGCACGATCATTTGTCAGATGCAAAACTGGTTATTGTCCAGGTGAACTTTCTCAAACTGGATTATGATGTTGAGCATTTGAAAGGCGCTCGTTATCTCTGGCCGGGCTCATTAGCTCCGGATTCTCCTTTAGGTGCAATGAATTTACCTGATGAGAATAAAGCAAAAGAAGTAATTGAAGCCTTGGGGATTTCGAATGACTCTCACGTTGTGCTATGCCATGTGCGAAATGAAATATCTCCTACAGCACGGATGTTCCTCACGTTGGAGAACCTGGGACTGAAAGGCCGCGTATCTTTTCTTAATGGAGGTGTTGATGCCTGGAAAAAAGCAGGTTATGAAGTGACGAAAGAAACTCCTGAAGTGAAGAAAGGAAAATTCAAAGTGAATATCGGTTCACTCATCGTTGATAAAGATTATGTATTGAAGAATTTGAATTCAAATGACGTGATGATAGTGGACGCAAGGATGAAACGTTTTTATGATGGTGAGACAACTGGGAATCCACGCGATGGACACATCACCGGAGCTAAGAATATTCCGTATACCGAAATGACAGATGCTACCAACACATTCAAAGCTGATGATCAATTGCAGTCTTATTTCTCTGCTGTGACCGACAAGAAAAAACCTATGGTCGTATACTGTTTCATTGGCCAAACGGCTAGTGTGGTGTATATGGCCGGGCGCATTTTAGGATATCCAATGCAACTGTACGATGGCTCACTACAAGAGTGGAGCAGAATCAAAGAGTTACCGATGGAGGTGACGGAGAAAAAAGAGAAATAA
- a CDS encoding MATE family efflux transporter, producing the protein MDLRLQTGYKQIMGMAMPISLAILVPQINFITNNIFLAGLGEQSLASAGITGVYYLIFAVIGNGLNNGVQSLIARKAGENKPKDIGHLFFHGVWVALGISFVGILLTYTIAPFILRATIHSEATARQVIDFTMIRIWGLPLLYLYVMRNALLVGTNQTKLLIWGTLAETVVNIFLDYGLIYGHFGLPAIGFNGAAYASIIAEGSGLLVIFIVIHFKGINRAFSLFENWKVDFQTIRHILFKSSPLILQYAISIITWEYFYILIEHHGDRALAISNTMRNIFGIFGVFSWAFAATANTMVSNVIGQQKPDEVLPLVRRIVILSLSCSGALTLLLNLGPEVFLSFYGQDATFIAEAIPVIRVVSLALVMMSFSAVWLNAVTGTGNTLVNLLIESITIIAYCIYVYLVLETWNMPITWGWASELVYWSGMFSMSFWYMRSERWRKKL; encoded by the coding sequence ATGGATCTTCGACTTCAAACAGGCTACAAACAAATTATGGGTATGGCTATGCCCATTTCTCTGGCGATTTTGGTGCCGCAGATCAATTTCATTACCAACAATATCTTCCTCGCCGGGCTCGGTGAACAGTCATTGGCCAGCGCGGGAATCACCGGAGTTTATTATTTGATTTTTGCAGTCATCGGTAACGGCCTCAACAACGGAGTTCAATCGCTTATTGCCCGGAAGGCTGGAGAGAACAAACCGAAAGATATTGGGCACTTGTTTTTCCATGGCGTGTGGGTGGCACTGGGGATTTCATTTGTTGGCATTTTGCTGACCTACACGATTGCACCTTTCATATTGAGAGCGACTATTCACAGTGAGGCCACTGCCCGCCAGGTGATAGACTTCACGATGATCAGGATTTGGGGCTTGCCGCTTTTGTACCTGTATGTGATGCGCAACGCGCTGCTTGTGGGCACGAATCAAACCAAACTTTTGATTTGGGGAACGCTTGCAGAAACTGTTGTTAATATTTTTCTAGACTATGGATTAATCTACGGTCACTTTGGACTGCCCGCTATTGGATTTAATGGTGCCGCCTATGCATCAATCATCGCAGAAGGTTCCGGTTTGTTAGTGATTTTCATAGTAATCCATTTTAAAGGAATCAACCGGGCATTTTCACTTTTCGAAAACTGGAAGGTTGACTTTCAAACGATACGGCACATATTGTTTAAGTCGTCACCGCTTATTTTACAATATGCGATCAGCATTATTACGTGGGAATATTTCTACATTCTCATTGAGCACCATGGCGACAGGGCACTGGCCATCTCCAATACGATGCGAAATATCTTCGGAATTTTCGGAGTGTTTTCATGGGCATTTGCAGCAACGGCCAATACCATGGTTAGTAATGTAATAGGTCAGCAGAAACCCGATGAAGTGCTGCCACTTGTGAGGCGAATCGTGATTTTGAGTTTGTCCTGTTCCGGAGCGCTCACCTTACTTTTAAATCTCGGGCCCGAAGTGTTCCTTTCTTTCTACGGCCAGGACGCTACGTTTATTGCCGAGGCTATTCCGGTGATTCGTGTGGTTTCTCTTGCATTGGTGATGATGTCATTTTCAGCTGTGTGGCTGAATGCAGTGACTGGCACAGGAAACACTTTGGTCAACCTGTTAATTGAATCGATCACAATTATCGCATACTGCATTTACGTGTATCTTGTTTTGGAAACATGGAATATGCCGATCACGTGGGGTTGGGCGAGTGAATTGGTTTACTGGTCAGGAATGTTCTCCATGTCATTCTGGTACATGCGGTCGGAGCGATGGCGGAAAAAACTTTAA